The genomic DNA AGCAGGATGGAGATTGTCCCATCCTTCTGCCCATTGCTGCCTCCTGAGAAAGAGAAGCATTTTGCAGCTAGGTGAAAAATCAGAGGGTCTTGGGAGAAAACCAGGAAGTATACCAGAGGACGAGGACCCAAGGAAAGATGCGAGAGCCTCATCAGGCTTCCTGTAGGCAAAATGGGGAGCAGTGACGGGCCCCCACAACTTAAAGACCTCAGAGAATCATGGGACAGGAGAGAAGCTCAATCCACTTCCTCAGtgccctgtttctcaccagtcaAAGTGGTCTTGGAAGCCTCCGATTCCCTCCAAAGAGCTGAAGTATTCGTAAAGGTTCCTTGCACCTTCCCGGCTGGTCAGCCGCTCTGCTCCCCTTGTCAGCACCACCTCCCGCTTGCTGCAGCGTATCTGCCCAGGGGTGAGGTCCACCGAGAGCTGCAGGACcacagaaagcaggagaggaaaGGTTTCCAAAGCAGACAGGTTGGTCTGTGCACTGGCACAGACAACCAGCAGCAGGTGGGACTTCCCACCACCACAGCACAGGAGGACAGTGTTGGCGGGAAAACAAGATGCCCTCCCTTGGGACGGAAAGGTATGAGCTCCTGGCTGCACGCTGTCCCTGTTACAAACTGCTTCAACGCTCCACAGAACAAGTGAAAGAGCTTCTGAAGCTTGTTCCTGCCCGGTGTGCTGCCAGGGACAGAGCATGGCTGTGGTGGGCTCTGAGCCAGCAAGACTtgctctgctgctgcagcccctctccGGGAGAAGGGATGCTCTGTCCCATCCGGGATACCCCaaagcagacctttcccactTATGCTCCCCCTCGCTAACAGCTTCATCCTGAGAAGCCACTGCATTTTCTCTCTGCAGAAGCCACTATTTTTAACAGCAAGCCGGCTTGGCAGCTTCAGAGCAGCCCGGCATGGGGAGCTCTGCACAGGTCCCCCTTCTGCAGCCTGCTGGGTGCTCAGAGGATCACTCACCGGCACGTCCCGCAGGGCGGGGAACTGGGGGTGCTGCCCGGCCAGGGCACAGCTGACGGCCTGCAGGGCACGGGGCAGGTCGGTGCCGAAGGTCCTGAAGACGACGGCAAACGCCCTCCCGTCCCGGTGCAGGGCATCCAGGAGGCGGAAGAAGGCAGGCAGGAGCAGGTGGTAGCGCTTGCCGGCTTCCCCCTGCACCGAGAAGACGTCGTGCGACCGGCCCGgccactccagcagctgcaggtgtCGGGCGTGGAGGTCACTGAAGCGGCGGCCCGGGCCGGTGTCGGTGAAGGAGGGATCCCGGCCGTGGCGGCTGTAGTAGCTGAGGGCGCCGGGGCAGGGGGGGCGCAGGGACGGCCGGTCGCTCACCCACTGCCACTCGCCTGCAAGAGAGAACCCGCTCagccgccaccgccaccgcccccgcccggccccgcagcccccggcgctcaccggcggccccggcgcggcccCAGGTGACGGTGCTAAGGAAGGTGTTGAGGGCGGCCCGCGGGCCCTGCCCGGACACCGCGTCCGCCGCCACCACCGTGTTGTTCAGGTCCACGTGCAGCAccagccgccgctgctgccgcccggACCCACCGCTCATCGCCACCGGAACCGGCCCCGCCACCGGAACCGGCCCCGACCGCGCCGCCGTTACCTGGACACGGCGTCGCTTCCGCCCAGCGCCACTTCCGCccggcgccccctgccggcccgaGCATGCGCCGCGGGGCACCGCCGGCCACCGGCGCCTCGGCCGCCGTTGCCATGACACATTGACATGGTCAGGGGGCGTGGCCGGGGCGCCGCGGCCGAACCGGCTCCGTGACAAGTGGGCGTGGCCCCGTCCCGCGGAGGGGGGCAGGAAGCGGAAGTAGGCGGTGCTTCCGGCGCTCCACGGGCGGCCATGTTGGAGCGGCGGTCGCGGCACAGCGGCGGGTGCGGGTCTGGCGGCGGCCGGTAGGTTGGGGCCGGCGGTGTCCGGGCCCCGCGCTGCCGGGCGAGGGCGCTGCCGAGCCGCCCGGCGGGGCAGGCGCCGAAGGCGAAGTCACGGCGCTGCGGGCCCCGCCCCCCGTCGCCCCCCGGGCCCGGGAGCCGGCGCGGGCCGGACGGGGGGTCAGAGCCGCTGTCTGCaccaatcacctccctcagccccGCAGGGCGCACCGGCCCCGGGCCGCTctccccgccgcggggccgcTCCGGCCGCTGGGCCGGGGACAACCGGCCGGGGAACCTGCCTGCCCGTCCCTACCGGGCCCGGGCGGGGCTGTGCGGGGAGAGCGGGCGCTCGGGAAGGCGCGTTCTCTGCCCCGAGGGTGGGTCGGGAGAGGCCGAgcgggggccgcccccgccgagcCCTCCCTGGGCCTCCCCACCCGGCTCCATCCCTCAGGCCACCCCAGCCCCATGTCCCGGCCTCGGCCCACCGGTGTGCCCGGAGGAGCCCTGCAGAGCCGGCTCTGAGCCTCCGAGCCCACGCTGGCATCGCCCGAGCGCTGCGGGAGTGTCCTGCCAGCCGGTGGCCCGTGCCAGGAGCGCTGCGGGTCCCAGCACATCCCCCAGGAGTGTATCCCGTGAGGGAGGTCGCTGTGGGGTGTACAGGCTCTCTGGGATCTGCCTGTTTGCAGCCGGCTTTCGCTTCTATTACAACTTGCACTGCACAAAACGAGACCCAGCGGATCGATATTGGGATGTCCCGTCCCTGATGAGATGCCATGGCCTCTCCGTTCCACACCAGAATACCCCGTGAGGTGTCCCAGCTGTTCCTGGGCTTTCTGCACCCTGGAGTTGATCCATTTTTCAGCCTGTTGAGTGCACTTGTGCTTCTCCGTTGGTTTCTCCGTCTCTACCAGATCAGGATTAAGCTTTACGCCCTTGTTGGCTTcactgtgcctgctgctgcttgtgCACTTTGAAGGTGGCACGTCTCACCGCTGACCGCGGCTCTGCCAGAGTGCTTCCCCACCTGCCTTCCCTCCTCCGTGGGAGACACCGCGCCTGTCGCAGAACAACTGCATTATCCTCCTCCAAATCCCGTTTCTGCCGTGACGTCTGCAGAACACTT from Patagioenas fasciata isolate bPatFas1 chromosome 10, bPatFas1.hap1, whole genome shotgun sequence includes the following:
- the LOC136105858 gene encoding uncharacterized protein, with product MSGGSGRQQRRLVLHVDLNNTVVAADAVSGQGPRAALNTFLSTVTWGRAGAAGEWQWVSDRPSLRPPCPGALSYYSRHGRDPSFTDTGPGRRFSDLHARHLQLLEWPGRSHDVFSVQGEAGKRYHLLLPAFFRLLDALHRDGRAFAVVFRTFGTDLPRALQAVSCALAGQHPQFPALRDVPLSVDLTPGQIRCSKREVVLTRGAERLTSREGARNLYEYFSSLEGIGGFQDHFDWWARNQFSSRGGKPLWIDPHDPSVHHIFIDDNIRLDDADTIVHPQVFMERGSRTPRRAPTSELYDICLVQTDLLEAIADQDYFLRCVRRCEENYDHYLACTEEDTLSQQWDG